From Streptomyces durmitorensis, a single genomic window includes:
- a CDS encoding DUF4245 domain-containing protein, with protein sequence MAGRQGKQTVRNMLWSMAVIALVAGAMYIFIPHDDSKNPAKRVDYRVELLSARRAAAYPVAAPEGLAKAWKPTSVRFDGTKGDSWHLGFLDPSGEYVVVKQSTAKPVKFIEEATQRAVRTKATEKIDGQTWHRYKGQTYDALVREDKGATTVVAGTASFGQLTEMAQALKTS encoded by the coding sequence GTGGCAGGAAGACAAGGCAAGCAGACCGTACGGAACATGCTGTGGTCGATGGCGGTGATCGCCCTCGTCGCCGGCGCGATGTACATCTTCATCCCGCACGACGACTCCAAGAACCCCGCCAAGCGCGTCGACTACCGCGTGGAGCTGCTCTCCGCGCGCCGGGCGGCGGCGTACCCGGTGGCCGCTCCCGAGGGCCTGGCCAAGGCGTGGAAGCCGACGTCGGTGCGGTTCGACGGCACCAAGGGCGACAGCTGGCACCTGGGGTTCCTCGACCCGTCCGGTGAGTACGTGGTGGTCAAGCAGTCCACGGCGAAGCCGGTCAAGTTCATCGAGGAGGCCACGCAGCGGGCCGTGCGGACGAAGGCCACCGAGAAGATCGACGGCCAGACGTGGCACCGCTACAAGGGGCAGACGTACGACGCCCTCGTGCGCGAGGACAAGGGCGCGACGACGGTGGTCGCGGGCACGGCGTCGTTCGGGCAGCTGACGGAGATGGCGCAGGCGCTGAAGACGTCCTGA
- a CDS encoding 4-hydroxy-3-methylbut-2-enyl diphosphate reductase: protein MTASTPARRVLLAAPRGYCAGVDRAVIAVEKALEQYGAPIYVRHEIVHNKYVVQTLEKKGAIFVDQTAEVPEGSIVMFSAHGVAPTVHAEAAERKLATIDATCPLVTKVHKEAVRFAKDDFDILLIGHEGHEEVIGTSGEAPDHITLVDGPEDVANVEVRDPDRVVWLSQTTLSVDETMETVDALKGKFPNLISPPSDDICYATQNRQIAVKKLAEDAELVIVVGSKNSSNSIRMVEVALDAGAPASHLVDGADEIDEAWLEGVTTVGLTSGASVPDILVDGVIEWLAERGYGDVETVKTADESITFSLPKELRRDLRAEAAELSQK from the coding sequence ATGACTGCTTCGACTCCTGCCCGCCGAGTCCTGCTCGCCGCCCCCCGCGGCTATTGCGCGGGTGTGGACCGTGCCGTGATCGCCGTCGAGAAGGCCCTTGAGCAGTACGGGGCCCCGATCTATGTCCGCCACGAGATCGTCCACAACAAGTACGTGGTGCAGACCCTGGAGAAGAAGGGAGCCATCTTCGTCGACCAGACGGCCGAGGTTCCCGAGGGCTCCATCGTGATGTTCTCCGCGCACGGAGTGGCGCCCACGGTCCACGCGGAGGCCGCCGAGCGGAAACTGGCGACGATCGACGCGACGTGCCCCCTGGTCACGAAGGTCCACAAGGAAGCCGTCCGCTTCGCCAAGGACGACTTCGACATCCTCCTGATCGGCCACGAGGGCCACGAGGAGGTCATCGGTACGTCCGGTGAGGCGCCTGACCACATCACCCTGGTCGACGGTCCCGAGGACGTCGCGAACGTAGAGGTCCGTGACCCGGACAGGGTCGTCTGGCTCTCCCAGACCACGCTCTCGGTCGACGAGACCATGGAGACGGTCGACGCCCTCAAGGGGAAGTTCCCGAACCTCATCTCCCCGCCGAGCGACGACATCTGCTACGCCACGCAGAACCGCCAGATCGCGGTGAAGAAGCTGGCGGAGGACGCCGAGCTCGTCATCGTCGTCGGCTCCAAGAACTCCTCGAACTCGATCCGCATGGTCGAGGTCGCCCTCGACGCGGGCGCCCCCGCCTCGCACCTGGTGGACGGTGCCGACGAGATCGACGAGGCGTGGCTGGAAGGCGTGACCACGGTGGGCCTCACCTCGGGCGCGTCCGTCCCCGACATCCTGGTGGACGGCGTCATCGAGTGGCTGGCCGAGCGGGGCTACGGCGACGTGGAGACGGTGAAGACGGCCGACGAGTCGATCACCTTCTCGCTGCCGAAGGAGCTCCGCCGCGACCTGCGCGCGGAGGCCGCGGAGCTGTCACAGAAGTAA
- a CDS encoding DUF6542 domain-containing protein yields MEQHRTRPPQPPARPRRTAPLPPQGRPADSAAVYRAASRPRRPLPPFVRKLRALPLYRTLRGMPNPRLTGLGSGLFCSATMFLLACLLWLLFGSSVVAYGVLFVPVCALTAFWVRPADLVTAPVAVPIAFAVGLLPISGGNGGFGGHFMGLITSLALHAGWLYGGTLVAGLIVTGRRIKLMGQRRRARQAAVAAAGPRGAKQRRVPTA; encoded by the coding sequence CACCGCGCCCCTGCCCCCGCAGGGCAGGCCCGCCGATTCGGCGGCGGTCTACCGCGCCGCGTCCCGTCCCCGCCGCCCTCTCCCGCCCTTCGTCCGCAAGCTGCGCGCGCTGCCGCTCTACCGCACGCTGCGCGGCATGCCGAACCCGCGGCTCACCGGGCTCGGCAGCGGGCTCTTCTGTTCCGCGACGATGTTCCTGCTGGCCTGTCTGCTGTGGCTGCTCTTCGGCAGTTCGGTCGTCGCGTACGGCGTGCTCTTCGTGCCCGTGTGCGCGCTGACCGCGTTCTGGGTGCGGCCCGCCGACCTGGTGACCGCGCCGGTGGCCGTGCCGATCGCCTTCGCCGTCGGCCTCCTGCCGATCTCCGGGGGCAACGGAGGCTTCGGCGGGCACTTCATGGGGCTCATCACGTCGCTCGCGCTGCATGCGGGCTGGTTGTACGGCGGGACGCTCGTCGCCGGGCTGATCGTGACCGGGCGCCGGATCAAGCTCATGGGGCAGCGGCGGCGGGCGCGGCAGGCCGCCGTCGCCGCCGCCGGGCCGCGGGGAGCCAAGCAGCGGCGCGTTCCCACCGCCTGA
- the glpX gene encoding class II fructose-bisphosphatase: MTEHHLPSELEVSPEAPDRNLALELVRVTEAAAMAAGRWVGRGDKIGADGAAVRAMRTLVSTVSMNGIVVIGEGEKDEAPMLFNGERIGDSTGAEVDIAVDPIDGTTLCAKGMPNAIAVLAAADRGAMFDPSAVFYMDKLVTGPEAADYVDINAPASVNIRRVAKAKGRSPEDVTVMILDRPRHEGIVKEIRETGARIKFISDGDVAGSIMAVREGTGVDMLMGIGGTPEGIISACAIKCLGGVIQGKLWPKDDAERQRALDAGHDLDRTLSTTDLVRGDNVFFVATGITDGELLQGVRYAAETASTSSLVMRSKSGTIRKIDSDHRLAKLRAYSAIDFDRAK; this comes from the coding sequence ATGACCGAGCATCATCTCCCTTCCGAGCTCGAAGTCTCTCCCGAGGCTCCCGACCGCAACCTCGCCCTGGAGCTCGTCCGGGTCACCGAGGCCGCCGCCATGGCCGCGGGCCGCTGGGTCGGCCGCGGCGACAAGATCGGCGCCGACGGCGCCGCCGTCAGGGCCATGCGGACCCTCGTCTCCACCGTCTCGATGAACGGCATCGTCGTCATCGGTGAGGGCGAGAAGGACGAGGCCCCGATGCTCTTCAACGGGGAGCGCATCGGCGACAGCACCGGCGCCGAGGTCGACATCGCCGTCGACCCGATCGACGGCACGACCCTCTGCGCGAAGGGGATGCCGAACGCCATCGCCGTGCTCGCCGCCGCCGACCGCGGTGCCATGTTCGACCCGTCCGCGGTCTTCTACATGGACAAGCTGGTCACGGGCCCCGAGGCCGCGGACTACGTGGACATCAACGCCCCCGCCTCCGTGAACATCCGCCGGGTCGCCAAGGCCAAGGGCCGTTCGCCCGAGGACGTCACGGTCATGATCCTCGACCGCCCCCGCCACGAGGGCATCGTCAAGGAGATCCGCGAGACCGGCGCGCGCATCAAGTTCATCTCGGACGGCGACGTCGCGGGGTCGATCATGGCCGTGCGCGAAGGCACCGGCGTCGACATGCTCATGGGCATCGGCGGCACCCCGGAAGGCATCATCTCGGCCTGCGCGATCAAGTGCCTGGGCGGCGTGATCCAGGGCAAGCTGTGGCCGAAGGACGACGCGGAGCGCCAGCGCGCGCTGGACGCGGGGCACGACCTGGACCGCACGCTCTCGACGACCGACCTGGTCCGCGGGGACAACGTCTTCTTCGTCGCGACCGGCATCACGGACGGCGAACTGCTCCAGGGCGTGCGCTACGCCGCGGAGACGGCCTCGACCTCGTCCCTGGTCATGCGCTCCAAGTCGGGCACGATCCGCAAGATCGACTCGGACCACCGGCTCGCGAAGCTGCGCGCCTACAGCGCCATCGACTTCGACCGCGCGAAGTAG
- the xseA gene encoding exodeoxyribonuclease VII large subunit: MALNTSADAPLPVGEVSRLIGGWIDRLGAVWVEGQITQLSRRPGAGVVFMTLRDPSHDISVSVTCYRQVFDAVADVVSEGARVVVHAKPEWYAPRGQLSLRAVEIKPVGVGELLARIEQLKKSLAGEGLFAADRKKALPFLPQLIGLVTGRASAAERDVLENARHRWPAVRFEVRNVPVQGVHAVPQVVQAVKELDALDAVDVIIVARGGGSVEDLLPFSDEQLVRAVASCRTPVVSAIGHEPDNPLLDYVADLRASTPTDAAKKVVPDVGEEYERVRWLRDRARRCMDAFLDREDRGLAHALARPSMENPHRMIEEREEQVSALVDRSRRTLGHLLDRAESELTHTHARVVGLSPAATLQRGYAVLQKEDGAVVRAPDEVTSGEQLRARVAEGEFTVRTDI, from the coding sequence ATGGCTTTGAACACGTCTGCGGATGCCCCGCTGCCCGTCGGCGAGGTGTCGCGGCTCATCGGTGGGTGGATCGACCGGCTCGGTGCCGTGTGGGTCGAGGGGCAGATCACCCAGCTGTCCCGCAGGCCCGGCGCCGGTGTCGTCTTCATGACGTTGCGCGATCCCTCGCACGACATCTCCGTCAGCGTCACCTGCTACCGCCAGGTGTTCGACGCCGTCGCGGACGTCGTCTCCGAGGGCGCCCGGGTCGTCGTCCACGCCAAGCCCGAGTGGTATGCGCCCCGGGGGCAGCTGTCCCTGCGGGCCGTCGAGATAAAGCCCGTCGGCGTGGGCGAACTGCTCGCGCGGATCGAGCAGTTGAAGAAGAGCCTCGCCGGGGAGGGGCTCTTCGCCGCCGACCGGAAGAAGGCGCTGCCCTTCCTGCCGCAGCTCATCGGGCTCGTCACCGGCCGCGCGTCCGCCGCCGAGCGGGACGTCCTGGAGAACGCCCGGCACCGCTGGCCCGCCGTCCGCTTCGAGGTGCGCAACGTCCCCGTCCAGGGCGTGCACGCCGTGCCGCAGGTCGTGCAGGCCGTGAAGGAGCTCGACGCCCTCGACGCCGTGGACGTGATCATCGTGGCGCGGGGCGGCGGCAGCGTGGAGGATCTGCTGCCGTTCTCGGACGAACAGCTCGTGCGCGCCGTCGCCTCCTGCCGTACGCCCGTGGTCTCCGCGATCGGGCACGAGCCGGACAACCCCCTCCTCGATTACGTGGCCGACCTGCGCGCCTCCACCCCGACCGACGCCGCCAAGAAGGTCGTGCCGGACGTCGGAGAGGAGTACGAGCGCGTGCGGTGGCTGCGGGACCGGGCCCGGCGCTGCATGGACGCCTTCCTCGACCGCGAGGACCGCGGCCTGGCGCACGCGCTCGCCCGCCCCTCCATGGAGAATCCGCACCGCATGATCGAGGAGCGCGAGGAGCAGGTCTCGGCGCTCGTCGACCGCAGCCGCCGCACGCTCGGGCACCTCCTGGACCGCGCCGAGTCGGAGCTGACGCACACCCACGCACGCGTGGTGGGCCTCTCCCCCGCCGCGACGCTCCAGCGGGGGTACGCGGTACTGCAGAAGGAGGACGGTGCCGTGGTGCGGGCCCCCGATGAGGTCACCTCGGGCGAGCAGTTGCGGGCCCGGGTCGCCGAGGGCGAGTTCACTGTACGAACCGACATTTAG
- a CDS encoding fumarate hydratase, with amino-acid sequence MPDFEYSDLLPLGEDTTPYRLVTSEGVSTFEADGRTFLKVDPQALRTLAAEAIHDIQHYLRPAHLAQLRRIVDDPEASGNDKFVALDLLKNANIAAAGVLPMCQDTGTAIVMGKRGQNVLTEGEDEKALSHGIYDAYTKLNLRYSQMAPLNMWEEKNTGSNLPAQIELYATDGGAYKFLFMAKGGGSANKSFLYQETKAVLNEASMMKFLEEKIRSLGTAACPPYHLAIVVGGTSAEFALKTAKYASAHYLDELPAEGSPTGHGFRDKELEEKVFELTQKIGIGAQFGGKYFCHDVRVVRLPRHGASLPVAIAVSCSADRQATAKITAEGVFLEQLETDPARFLPETTDEHLDEAADVVKIDLNQPMDDILAELTKHPVKTRLSLTGPLVVARDIAHAKIKERLDAGEEMPQYLKDHPVYYAGPAKTPEGYASGSFGPTTAGRMDSYVEQFQAAGGSKVMLAKGNRSKQVTDACDAHGGFYLGSIGGPAARLAQDCIKKVEVVEYEELGMEAVWKIEVEDFPAFVVVDDKGNDFFQAPAPEPTFTSIPVRGPGLA; translated from the coding sequence ATGCCAGATTTTGAGTACTCCGATCTGCTCCCGCTGGGAGAGGACACCACGCCGTACCGACTGGTGACCTCCGAGGGTGTCTCCACTTTCGAGGCCGACGGGCGGACGTTCCTCAAGGTCGATCCCCAGGCGCTGCGCACCCTCGCCGCCGAGGCGATCCACGACATCCAGCACTATCTGCGGCCCGCGCACCTGGCCCAGCTGCGGCGCATCGTCGACGACCCGGAGGCATCGGGCAACGACAAGTTCGTGGCGCTCGACCTCCTGAAGAACGCGAACATCGCGGCAGCCGGCGTGCTCCCCATGTGCCAGGACACCGGCACGGCCATCGTCATGGGCAAGCGCGGACAGAACGTCCTCACCGAAGGTGAGGACGAGAAGGCGCTCTCGCACGGCATCTACGACGCGTACACGAAGCTGAACCTGCGCTACTCGCAGATGGCCCCGCTGAACATGTGGGAGGAGAAGAACACCGGCTCCAACCTCCCGGCCCAGATCGAGCTGTACGCGACCGACGGCGGCGCCTACAAGTTCCTCTTCATGGCCAAGGGCGGCGGCTCGGCCAACAAGTCGTTCCTCTACCAGGAGACGAAGGCCGTCCTGAACGAGGCCTCCATGATGAAGTTCCTGGAGGAGAAGATCCGCTCGCTGGGCACGGCCGCGTGCCCGCCGTACCACCTGGCGATCGTCGTCGGCGGCACCAGCGCCGAGTTCGCCCTGAAGACCGCGAAGTACGCCTCCGCGCACTACCTCGACGAGCTGCCCGCCGAGGGCTCCCCCACCGGGCACGGCTTCCGGGACAAGGAGCTTGAGGAGAAGGTCTTCGAGCTGACGCAGAAGATCGGCATCGGCGCGCAGTTCGGCGGCAAGTACTTCTGCCACGACGTGCGCGTGGTGCGCCTGCCGCGCCACGGCGCCTCGCTGCCCGTCGCGATCGCCGTCTCCTGCTCGGCCGACCGCCAGGCCACCGCGAAGATCACCGCAGAGGGCGTCTTCCTGGAGCAGCTGGAGACGGACCCGGCGCGCTTCCTGCCGGAGACCACCGACGAGCACCTCGATGAGGCCGCTGACGTCGTGAAGATCGACCTGAACCAGCCGATGGACGACATCCTCGCCGAGCTCACCAAGCACCCGGTGAAGACCCGCCTCTCCCTGACCGGCCCGCTGGTCGTGGCCCGCGACATCGCGCACGCCAAGATCAAGGAGCGCCTGGACGCGGGCGAGGAGATGCCGCAGTACCTGAAGGACCACCCGGTCTACTACGCGGGCCCCGCCAAGACCCCCGAGGGCTACGCCTCGGGCTCCTTCGGCCCGACGACCGCCGGCCGAATGGACTCCTACGTGGAGCAGTTCCAGGCGGCGGGCGGCTCCAAGGTGATGCTCGCCAAGGGCAACCGCTCCAAACAGGTCACCGACGCCTGCGACGCGCACGGCGGCTTCTACCTGGGCTCGATCGGTGGCCCGGCCGCGCGCCTCGCCCAGGACTGCATCAAGAAGGTCGAGGTCGTCGAGTACGAGGAGCTCGGCATGGAAGCCGTGTGGAAGATCGAGGTCGAGGACTTCCCCGCCTTCGTCGTGGTCGACGACAAGGGCAACGACTTCTTCCAGGCTCCGGCCCCGGAGCCGACGTTCACGTCCATCCCGGTCCGCGGACCCGGCCTGGCGTAA
- a CDS encoding APC family permease produces the protein MSGYSGNSDTTAGAHPGTAAEGDGLRRSLGFRDLVVYGLLFIAPMAPVGVFGTLDAKSHGAVALVYIIATIAMAFTAFSYAQMVRVVPQAGSVFAYARVGLGNGPGFIAGWMAMLDYLLIPAVAYLFSGIAMEALVPSVSRWVWTAIAVLVTTALNLWGVRAAARVGFLVLAMEIVVLLVFMVSAIVVLVQDGAQRDWLSPLSGDGTQGAFALGAVVGAVSVAVLSYLGFDAIASFAEEVTGGSAKVARAVLFCLALAGVLFIAQTYLIALLEPVSSAQLAAEPVKQGSAFYDAVDSAVGDWLHDLVAVSKAIGAAFAALAGQAAAGRLLYAMARDRRLPGALSKTDSGTPRVALLCAAVITMVAAVWAARRDDGMDHLVSVVNVGALTAFVLLHASVVGWFVVQRRGGAVSWWRHLLVPLLGAAITVAVIVEAAGSAQVVGAIWLAVGLVVLFGQRARRGES, from the coding sequence ATGTCCGGTTACTCCGGCAACTCAGACACGACGGCCGGTGCCCATCCCGGCACAGCGGCCGAAGGCGATGGGCTGCGGCGATCACTCGGCTTCCGTGATCTTGTCGTCTACGGATTGCTGTTCATCGCCCCCATGGCGCCGGTCGGGGTCTTCGGAACGCTCGACGCCAAGTCGCACGGCGCCGTGGCGCTCGTCTACATCATCGCCACGATCGCGATGGCGTTCACCGCGTTCAGCTACGCCCAGATGGTGCGGGTGGTCCCCCAGGCGGGCTCGGTCTTCGCCTACGCGCGCGTGGGGCTCGGCAACGGCCCCGGGTTCATCGCCGGGTGGATGGCGATGCTCGACTATCTCCTCATCCCGGCCGTCGCCTACCTCTTCTCCGGGATCGCGATGGAGGCCCTGGTGCCCTCCGTGTCCCGGTGGGTGTGGACGGCGATCGCGGTCCTGGTGACGACCGCGCTGAACCTGTGGGGGGTGCGGGCGGCGGCACGGGTCGGGTTCCTGGTGCTCGCGATGGAGATCGTGGTTCTGCTGGTCTTCATGGTCTCGGCGATCGTCGTCCTGGTGCAGGACGGGGCGCAGCGTGACTGGCTCTCGCCGCTGAGCGGGGACGGCACGCAGGGGGCGTTCGCGCTGGGGGCCGTCGTGGGCGCGGTGTCGGTGGCGGTGCTCTCGTATCTGGGCTTCGACGCGATCGCCTCGTTCGCGGAGGAGGTGACGGGGGGCTCGGCGAAGGTGGCGCGGGCGGTGCTGTTCTGTCTGGCGCTGGCCGGTGTGCTGTTCATCGCCCAGACGTATCTGATCGCGCTTCTCGAGCCGGTGTCGTCCGCCCAGCTCGCCGCCGAGCCGGTCAAGCAGGGGTCCGCTTTCTACGATGCGGTCGACTCGGCGGTCGGGGACTGGCTCCACGACCTGGTGGCCGTCAGCAAGGCGATCGGTGCGGCGTTCGCCGCGCTTGCGGGGCAGGCCGCGGCGGGGCGGCTGCTGTACGCCATGGCTCGTGACCGGCGGCTGCCGGGGGCTCTGTCGAAGACCGATTCCGGGACGCCTCGCGTGGCGCTGCTGTGTGCGGCCGTGATCACGATGGTCGCGGCGGTGTGGGCGGCTCGGCGGGACGACGGGATGGATCACCTGGTCTCGGTGGTGAATGTCGGTGCGTTGACGGCGTTCGTGTTGCTCCACGCGAGCGTGGTGGGGTGGTTCGTCGTTCAGCGGCGAGGGGGTGCGGTCAGCTGGTGGCGGCACTTGCTCGTCCCCTTGCTGGGGGCTGCGATCACTGTTGCCGTGATCGTTGAGGCTGCGGGGTCCGCGCAGGTGGTGGGTGCGATCTGGCTTGCCGTGGGGCTTGTTGTGCTCTTCGGCCAGCGGGCTCGGCGTGGGGAGTCCTAG
- a CDS encoding DUF1707 SHOCT-like domain-containing protein, protein MDLEKRPQQTHPEPRPAGLRASDADRDRIADILREALAEGRLTAEEHGERIDGVYRAKTMGELEPLVSDLPAAGGAAYAAVAPEPAPSRPSDGVVPPVADENLVAVFSSSVRKGRWRVGRRTHVYAIFGNVEIDLSEAIFEQRQVVIKAVSVFGNVEVRVPENISLRGNGTGVLGNFEVETLDSAERDAPVVFVDGFAILGNIEAKPKRGKLVRDLHKHLRKHLGH, encoded by the coding sequence GTGGACCTAGAGAAGCGCCCCCAGCAGACCCACCCGGAACCGCGGCCCGCCGGCCTGCGCGCGTCGGACGCCGACCGGGACCGCATCGCGGACATCCTGCGCGAGGCGCTCGCCGAGGGCCGGCTGACCGCCGAGGAGCACGGCGAGCGGATCGACGGGGTCTACCGCGCCAAGACCATGGGTGAACTGGAGCCGCTGGTCAGCGACTTGCCCGCGGCGGGCGGCGCGGCGTACGCGGCGGTGGCGCCCGAGCCCGCCCCCTCCCGGCCGTCGGACGGCGTGGTGCCCCCGGTCGCCGACGAGAACCTGGTCGCGGTCTTCAGCAGCTCGGTCCGCAAGGGCCGCTGGCGCGTGGGCCGCCGCACGCATGTGTACGCGATCTTCGGCAACGTGGAGATCGACCTCAGCGAGGCGATCTTCGAGCAGCGGCAGGTCGTCATCAAGGCGGTCTCCGTCTTCGGCAACGTCGAGGTCCGCGTTCCGGAGAACATCTCGCTGCGGGGCAACGGCACGGGCGTGCTCGGCAACTTCGAGGTGGAGACGCTCGATTCGGCCGAGCGGGACGCCCCGGTCGTCTTCGTCGACGGCTTCGCGATCCTCGGCAACATCGAGGCGAAGCCCAAGCGCGGCAAGCTCGTCCGTGACCTGCACAAGCACCTGCGCAAGCATCTCGGCCACTGA
- the ppgK gene encoding polyphosphate--glucose phosphotransferase: MQIFGVDIGGSGIKGAPVDLDRGDLAQERHKVLTPHPATPDGVADKVREVVEHFGWTGPVGATFPGVITDGTARTAANVDKSWIGTDIQSLVADRLGGGAPVTVLNDADAAGVAEMHFGAGRDRKGTVILLTLGTGIGSALFTGGRLVPNTELGHLELHGHDAEKRASSKAKEDEDLTWEHWAHRVQKYLAHVEMLFSPELFIIGGGVSRKSHKFLPLIKGIKADLVPAELQNNAGIVGAAMAAAGKA, from the coding sequence ATGCAGATCTTCGGTGTGGACATCGGCGGATCAGGGATCAAGGGCGCTCCCGTTGACCTGGACCGCGGAGACCTGGCACAAGAGCGGCACAAGGTGCTCACCCCGCATCCGGCCACGCCCGACGGCGTGGCCGACAAGGTGCGCGAGGTCGTCGAGCACTTCGGCTGGACGGGCCCGGTCGGCGCCACGTTCCCCGGTGTGATCACCGACGGCACGGCGCGCACGGCGGCCAACGTGGACAAGAGCTGGATCGGCACGGACATCCAGAGCCTGGTCGCGGACCGCCTCGGCGGCGGCGCCCCCGTCACCGTCCTGAACGACGCGGACGCGGCGGGGGTGGCCGAGATGCACTTCGGCGCGGGACGCGACCGCAAGGGCACGGTCATCCTGCTCACCCTGGGCACCGGCATCGGCAGCGCCCTCTTCACCGGCGGCCGCCTCGTCCCGAACACGGAGCTCGGCCACCTGGAGCTGCACGGACACGACGCGGAGAAGCGCGCATCGTCCAAGGCCAAGGAGGACGAGGACCTCACCTGGGAGCACTGGGCGCACCGCGTCCAGAAGTATCTGGCGCACGTGGAGATGCTCTTCTCGCCCGAGCTCTTCATCATCGGCGGCGGCGTGAGCCGCAAGTCCCACAAGTTCCTGCCGCTGATCAAGGGCATCAAGGCCGATCTTGTCCCCGCGGAGCTGCAGAACAACGCGGGGATCGTGGGCGCGGCGATGGCGGCGGCGGGCAAGGCGTAG
- a CDS encoding WhiB family transcriptional regulator — MLQPSHQSLQVAAVPAQREPVRDRNQDSPWHTEAVCRRDEAGLFFAPSKEPTASRLSREEAAKRVCGGCPVMVECREHALLQPEPYGVWGGLTAAERRVVLARRRRREVELKKAAHTTAGPIAAAG, encoded by the coding sequence GTGCTGCAGCCGTCGCATCAGTCCCTGCAGGTCGCCGCCGTTCCGGCCCAGCGGGAACCAGTGCGCGATCGGAACCAGGACTCCCCATGGCACACCGAGGCGGTGTGCCGCCGAGACGAAGCCGGGCTCTTCTTCGCCCCGTCCAAGGAACCGACCGCTTCACGCCTGTCGCGGGAGGAGGCCGCGAAGCGCGTCTGCGGCGGCTGTCCCGTGATGGTCGAGTGCAGGGAGCACGCCCTGCTCCAGCCCGAGCCGTACGGCGTCTGGGGCGGCCTCACGGCCGCGGAGCGCCGCGTGGTGCTCGCCAGGCGGCGCCGGCGCGAGGTGGAGCTCAAGAAGGCCGCGCACACGACCGCCGGGCCGATCGCCGCCGCCGGATAG
- a CDS encoding malonic semialdehyde reductase produces MSLVLDPAAQDLLFREARTANSFTDEPVTDEQVQAIYDLVKFGPTAFNLSSLRITLVRSPEARERLVQHMAEGNQPKTASAPLVAILSADNEFHEELPALFPHFPQAKDVFFSERPAREGAAHLNAALQAAYFIIGVRAAGLAAGPMTGFDAAGVQKEFLDGDHTPLMVVNIGKPAENAWFPRSPRLELDQVIETV; encoded by the coding sequence ATGTCTCTCGTCCTTGACCCCGCCGCACAGGACCTGCTCTTCCGCGAGGCCCGCACCGCGAACTCCTTCACCGACGAGCCGGTCACCGACGAGCAGGTGCAGGCGATCTACGACCTGGTCAAGTTCGGCCCGACCGCCTTCAACCTGTCGTCGCTGCGCATCACGCTGGTCCGCTCCCCCGAGGCCCGCGAGCGCCTGGTCCAGCACATGGCGGAGGGCAACCAGCCGAAGACGGCGTCCGCCCCGCTCGTCGCGATCCTCTCCGCGGACAACGAGTTCCACGAGGAGCTGCCGGCGCTGTTCCCGCACTTCCCGCAGGCCAAGGACGTCTTCTTCTCGGAGCGCCCCGCCCGCGAAGGCGCCGCGCACCTCAACGCCGCGCTGCAGGCCGCCTACTTCATCATCGGCGTGCGCGCCGCCGGCCTGGCCGCAGGCCCGATGACCGGCTTCGACGCCGCCGGCGTCCAGAAGGAGTTCCTGGACGGCGACCACACCCCGCTGATGGTCGTCAACATCGGCAAGCCCGCCGAGAACGCCTGGTTCCCGCGCTCCCCGCGCCTTGAGCTCGACCAGGTCATCGAGACCGTCTGA
- a CDS encoding exodeoxyribonuclease VII small subunit, with protein MTSKTDEATGPADALGYEQARDELIEVVRRLETGGTTLEESLALWERGEELAKVCRRWLDGARARLDAALAGPDGDSDENADANGNGNGDDA; from the coding sequence ATGACCAGCAAGACGGACGAGGCCACGGGCCCGGCGGACGCACTCGGCTACGAGCAGGCGCGGGACGAGCTCATCGAGGTCGTACGCCGCCTGGAGACGGGCGGCACCACCCTCGAGGAGTCGCTCGCCCTGTGGGAGCGCGGCGAGGAGCTGGCCAAGGTGTGCCGCCGCTGGCTGGACGGCGCCCGCGCCCGCCTGGACGCGGCCCTGGCGGGGCCGGACGGGGACAGCGACGAGAACGCGGACGCTAACGGGAACGGGAACGGCGACGACGCCTGA